In one Nocardioides luteus genomic region, the following are encoded:
- a CDS encoding lipid II:glycine glycyltransferase FemX, whose amino-acid sequence MTFTVRPISPAEHLDHIRSRRSVSFLQTPAWADVKTEWRSESLGWYAGDRLAGAGLVLHRPVPRLGHTLAYLPWGPDIDWSGGLTVWFPPLISYLRSQGAFAIRVAPPVATDTWDAAQIKEGIADPAVARLTDLPGRPDPVGAEVTRYLRDSGWIPQNPEDGFGAGQPQFTYEIPLRRPDGTARSEEDVLRGMNQLWRRNIKKAAKAGVEVTTSASGEDLKAFHDLYVHTAERDHFTPRPLAYFERMFAALSAEDPGRIMLYLARHDGDLVAATIYVRVGGHAWYVYGASSTEKRDVRGSNALQWAMIRDSLAAGCDVYDLRGITPTLAADDPHVGLIQFKVGTGGQAVRYVGEWDLPLRPILYRAFDLYMRRRGR is encoded by the coding sequence GTGACCTTCACCGTCCGACCGATCAGCCCCGCCGAGCACCTCGACCACATCCGGTCGCGGCGCTCGGTCAGCTTCCTGCAGACCCCGGCCTGGGCCGACGTGAAGACCGAGTGGCGCAGCGAGTCGCTGGGCTGGTACGCCGGCGACCGGCTCGCCGGGGCCGGGCTGGTGCTGCACCGTCCCGTGCCGCGGCTGGGCCACACCCTGGCCTACCTGCCGTGGGGCCCGGACATCGACTGGTCCGGCGGGCTCACCGTCTGGTTCCCGCCGCTGATCTCCTACCTGCGGTCCCAAGGCGCGTTCGCGATCCGGGTCGCTCCCCCGGTAGCCACCGACACCTGGGACGCGGCCCAAATCAAGGAGGGCATCGCCGACCCCGCTGTCGCTCGGCTCACCGACCTCCCGGGGCGGCCCGATCCCGTCGGCGCCGAGGTGACCCGTTACCTCCGCGATTCCGGCTGGATCCCGCAGAACCCCGAGGACGGGTTCGGGGCGGGACAGCCGCAGTTCACGTACGAGATCCCGCTGCGGCGCCCGGACGGGACCGCCCGCTCCGAGGAAGACGTGCTCCGCGGGATGAACCAGCTGTGGCGGCGCAACATCAAGAAGGCCGCCAAGGCCGGCGTCGAGGTCACCACCTCCGCCAGCGGCGAGGACCTGAAGGCCTTCCACGACCTCTACGTGCACACCGCCGAGCGGGACCACTTCACGCCCCGGCCGCTGGCCTACTTCGAGAGGATGTTCGCCGCGCTGTCCGCGGAGGACCCGGGGCGGATCATGCTCTACCTCGCGCGCCACGACGGCGACCTGGTGGCCGCGACGATCTACGTCCGCGTCGGCGGCCACGCCTGGTACGTCTACGGCGCCTCCTCGACCGAGAAGCGGGACGTACGCGGCTCCAACGCCCTCCAGTGGGCGATGATCCGCGACTCCTTGGCCGCCGGGTGCGACGTCTACGACCTGCGGGGCATCACCCCGACGCTGGCCGCCGACGACCCGCACGTCGGGCTCATCCAGTTCAAGGTCGGCACCGGCGGGCAGGCGGTGAGGTACGTCGGCGAGTGGGACCTGCCGCTGCGGCCGATCCTCTACCGGGCGTTCGACCTCTACATGAGACGGCGCGGGCGCTGA
- a CDS encoding VanZ family protein has product MIVNESGSLTETGVVVLTMLALPVAVLAVPVLAVLRRVIGVAWPRAWRHSLAEVAIVYGTVPGVLLTLLPGNNGILSGNVSLVPFEDMSTMGPVGLVGNVLIFAALGFFGPIRFRALRSVWRVLILAGAASVSIEALQHLLPLGRVSSVDDVILNAGGATAAAILSWPWWRRRRPRPAASDQRRGDLVEAGSA; this is encoded by the coding sequence ATGATCGTGAACGAATCAGGCTCGCTGACCGAGACGGGTGTCGTCGTCCTGACGATGCTGGCTCTTCCGGTGGCCGTGCTGGCCGTGCCGGTGCTCGCGGTGCTACGCCGGGTTATCGGGGTGGCGTGGCCGCGGGCATGGCGCCACTCGCTGGCGGAGGTCGCCATCGTCTACGGCACGGTCCCGGGTGTGCTGCTGACCCTGCTGCCCGGCAACAACGGCATCCTGTCGGGCAACGTGAGCCTGGTGCCCTTCGAGGACATGTCCACCATGGGCCCCGTCGGGCTGGTCGGCAACGTGCTGATCTTCGCCGCGCTGGGCTTCTTCGGCCCCATCCGCTTCCGGGCCCTGCGCTCGGTGTGGCGGGTCCTGATCCTGGCCGGCGCGGCCTCGGTGTCGATCGAGGCGCTGCAGCACCTGCTGCCGCTCGGCCGGGTCTCCTCGGTCGACGACGTCATCCTCAACGCGGGCGGCGCCACCGCCGCCGCGATCCTGTCGTGGCCGTGGTGGCGCCGGCGGCGCCCGCGTCCGGCAGCCTCAGACCAGCGCCGCGGCGACCTGGTCGAGGCGGGCTCCGCGTGA
- the vanA gene encoding D-alanine--(R)-lactate ligase, translating into MSKPKVGIIFGGVFEEHPVSVKSAQEVARHLDTDRYEPYWIGITKSGDWRLCDGPEASWEDGAHRTVVLSLDRSVHGLLVLDQDDHGGSYETIRLDVVLPVLHGKLGEDGAPQGLFELSGIPYVGCDVQSSALCMDKSLAYTIVAEAGIPTPTFWTLFPGDTVQTVGGPGVLPYPVFVKPARSGSSFGVSKVSSAAELDEAIATARQYDEKVLIEEGVVAEEIGCAILGNGADLVTGEVDHVALSHGFFKIHQEDAPETGSENATFIVPADIPAEAQELVKTEAQRVYRALGCRGLARVDMFLKADGTVVLNEVNTLPGLTSYSRYPRMMAAAGISMTELLDRAITLALEEAVR; encoded by the coding sequence ATGTCTAAGCCCAAGGTCGGCATCATCTTCGGTGGCGTCTTCGAGGAGCACCCGGTCTCGGTGAAGTCGGCGCAGGAGGTCGCCAGGCACCTCGACACCGACAGGTACGAGCCCTACTGGATCGGCATCACCAAGAGCGGCGACTGGCGCCTGTGCGACGGCCCCGAGGCCAGCTGGGAGGACGGCGCGCACCGCACGGTCGTGCTCTCCCTCGACCGCAGCGTCCACGGCCTGCTCGTCCTCGACCAGGACGACCACGGCGGCAGCTACGAGACCATCCGGCTCGACGTCGTGCTCCCGGTCCTGCACGGCAAGCTCGGCGAGGACGGCGCACCCCAGGGTCTCTTCGAGCTCTCCGGGATCCCCTACGTCGGCTGCGACGTGCAGAGCTCGGCTCTCTGCATGGACAAGTCCCTGGCCTACACCATCGTCGCCGAGGCCGGGATCCCGACGCCGACGTTCTGGACGCTGTTCCCCGGCGACACTGTGCAGACTGTCGGCGGTCCCGGCGTACTCCCCTATCCGGTCTTCGTGAAGCCGGCCCGCTCCGGGTCGTCGTTCGGGGTCAGCAAGGTGAGCTCGGCGGCGGAGCTGGACGAGGCGATCGCGACCGCGCGGCAGTATGACGAGAAGGTGCTCATCGAGGAGGGCGTCGTGGCCGAGGAGATCGGCTGCGCGATCCTCGGCAACGGCGCCGACCTGGTCACCGGGGAGGTCGACCACGTCGCGCTCTCGCACGGCTTCTTCAAGATCCACCAGGAGGACGCTCCCGAGACCGGCTCGGAGAACGCGACCTTCATCGTGCCCGCCGACATCCCGGCCGAGGCGCAGGAGCTGGTCAAGACCGAGGCACAGCGGGTCTACCGCGCGCTGGGCTGCCGGGGTCTGGCTCGGGTCGACATGTTCCTGAAGGCCGACGGCACCGTGGTGCTCAACGAGGTCAACACGCTGCCCGGGCTCACCTCCTACAGCCGCTACCCGCGGATGATGGCGGCGGCCGGGATCTCGATGACCGAGCTCCTCGACCGCGCGATCACCCTCGCGCTCGAGGAGGCGGTCCGGTGA
- a CDS encoding Lrp/AsnC family transcriptional regulator, with product MNLDALDVVLLETLHAHPRVGDLELSRVAGVARATVQSRLRKMTEAGVIRDWAPTIDPGAAGHTVQAFVTLEISQGALEDVRRDLAEIPEVLEAYVTTGSFDVFCKVATGSHAKLQEVLVRIDQSHAVVRSTSVVTLSTLIEPRTLDLLRTGAAPR from the coding sequence ATGAACCTCGATGCCCTCGACGTCGTCCTCCTGGAGACCCTGCACGCCCACCCGCGAGTCGGCGACCTCGAGCTCTCCCGGGTCGCCGGCGTCGCCCGCGCGACCGTGCAGAGCCGGCTGCGCAAGATGACCGAGGCCGGCGTGATCCGCGACTGGGCACCGACGATCGACCCGGGCGCGGCCGGCCACACCGTCCAGGCGTTCGTGACCCTCGAGATCTCCCAGGGTGCCCTGGAGGACGTACGCCGCGACCTCGCCGAGATCCCCGAGGTGCTGGAGGCGTACGTCACCACCGGCTCCTTCGACGTCTTCTGCAAGGTCGCGACCGGGTCGCACGCGAAGCTCCAGGAGGTGCTCGTGCGCATCGACCAGTCCCACGCCGTGGTCCGCTCGACCAGCGTGGTCACCCTCTCGACCCTGATCGAGCCGCGCACCCTCGACCTGCTGCGCACCGGGGCCGCACCTCGGTGA
- the hppD gene encoding 4-hydroxyphenylpyruvate dioxygenase — protein MTLADTLTNQEKLAGLGLAELEQLVGLVAYDDSSDPFPVTGWDAVVWAVGNATQTAHFFQSAFGMELVAYSGPETGNRDHHSYVLRSGGVRFVIKGGVAPESEIIAHHARHGDGVIDIALEVPDVDRCIAHARSAGATVLQEPHDVTDEHGTVRIAAIATYGETRHTLVDRSGYDGPYLPGYVARTSTLKKPEGAPKRLFQALDHVVGNVELGKMDAWVDFYGRVMGFTNMAEFIGDDIATDYSALMSKVVANGNHRVKFPLNEPAIAKKKSQIDEYLEFYQGPGAQHLALATGDILSTVDALRDAGIEFLNTPDSYYEDPELRARIGEVRVPIEELQKRGILVDRDEDGYLLQIFTKPIGDRPTVFFELIERHGSLGFGKGNFKALFEAIEREQERRGNF, from the coding sequence ATGACGCTTGCAGACACCCTGACCAACCAAGAGAAGCTCGCCGGACTCGGGCTGGCCGAGCTGGAGCAGCTCGTCGGCCTGGTGGCCTACGACGACAGCTCTGACCCGTTCCCGGTCACCGGCTGGGACGCGGTCGTGTGGGCCGTCGGCAACGCCACCCAGACCGCCCACTTCTTCCAGAGCGCCTTCGGCATGGAGCTCGTCGCCTACTCCGGCCCCGAGACCGGCAACCGCGACCACCACTCCTACGTGCTGCGTAGCGGGGGAGTGCGGTTCGTGATCAAGGGCGGCGTCGCTCCCGAGAGCGAGATCATCGCCCACCACGCCCGCCACGGTGACGGCGTCATCGACATCGCCCTCGAGGTGCCCGACGTCGACCGCTGCATCGCGCACGCCCGCTCCGCCGGTGCCACGGTGCTCCAGGAGCCGCACGACGTGACCGACGAGCACGGCACCGTACGCATCGCCGCCATCGCCACCTACGGCGAGACCCGCCACACCCTGGTCGACCGCTCCGGCTACGACGGCCCCTACCTGCCCGGCTACGTCGCCCGCACCTCGACGCTGAAGAAGCCCGAGGGTGCGCCCAAGCGCCTCTTCCAGGCGCTCGACCACGTCGTCGGCAACGTCGAGCTCGGCAAGATGGACGCCTGGGTCGACTTCTACGGCCGCGTCATGGGCTTCACCAACATGGCCGAGTTCATCGGCGACGACATCGCCACCGACTACTCCGCGCTGATGTCGAAGGTCGTGGCCAACGGCAACCACCGGGTGAAGTTCCCGCTCAACGAGCCCGCGATCGCCAAGAAGAAGTCGCAGATCGACGAATACCTGGAGTTCTACCAGGGCCCCGGCGCCCAGCACCTCGCACTGGCCACCGGCGACATCCTCTCCACCGTCGACGCGCTGCGTGACGCCGGCATCGAGTTCCTCAACACCCCCGACTCCTACTACGAGGACCCCGAGCTGCGTGCCCGGATCGGTGAGGTGCGCGTGCCGATCGAGGAGCTGCAGAAGCGCGGCATCCTCGTCGACCGCGACGAGGACGGCTACCTGCTGCAGATCTTCACCAAGCCGATCGGCGACCGTCCCACGGTCTTCTTCGAGCTGATCGAGCGCCACGGCTCCCTCGGCTTCGGCAAGGGCAACTTCAAGGCCCTCTTCGAGGCCATCGAGCGCGAGCAGGAGCGCCGCGGCAACTTCTGA
- a CDS encoding sensor histidine kinase, with translation MSVRLKLTLSYAGVIVVTGVLLLAVVWVFLLRYVPDGVWLEWPQQAGRPGAPFVPNRSDLERAFAPRAATMMGFLIVFGLVGGWILAGRMLAPLTKITEATRTAADGSLSHRIDLDGPGDEFRELADAFDTMLEKLESQVAEQQRFAANASHELRTPLAITQTLLDVAGKDPNRDVDELVDRLRLINSRAIDLTEALLVLSRADQRSFVRERVDLSLVAEEAVETLLPLAEQRDVRIESSGEQATVSGSPALLLQVATNLIHNAIVHNLPEGGSVSVTITANEKSVVLTVANTGEELSRGLVATLTEPFQRGTQRIHADHAGVGLGLAIVKSITRAHDGNLAVLARPGGGLRVSVELPRMP, from the coding sequence ATGAGCGTCCGGCTCAAGCTGACGCTCAGCTATGCCGGGGTCATCGTGGTCACCGGGGTGCTGCTCCTCGCGGTCGTGTGGGTCTTCCTGCTGCGCTACGTCCCCGACGGGGTGTGGCTGGAGTGGCCGCAGCAGGCGGGGCGGCCGGGCGCGCCCTTCGTCCCGAACCGCTCCGACCTCGAGCGTGCGTTCGCGCCGCGGGCGGCCACGATGATGGGGTTCCTGATCGTGTTCGGGCTGGTCGGAGGCTGGATCCTCGCGGGTCGCATGCTGGCGCCGCTGACGAAGATCACCGAGGCGACACGTACGGCGGCCGACGGGTCGCTCTCGCACCGGATCGATCTCGACGGCCCCGGCGACGAGTTCCGCGAGCTCGCCGACGCCTTCGACACGATGCTCGAGAAGCTCGAGTCGCAGGTGGCCGAGCAGCAGCGGTTCGCGGCCAACGCGTCCCACGAGCTGCGCACCCCGCTGGCGATCACGCAGACGCTGCTCGACGTCGCCGGCAAGGACCCGAACCGCGACGTCGACGAGCTCGTCGACCGGCTCCGCCTGATCAACTCCCGCGCGATCGACCTCACCGAGGCGCTGCTCGTGCTCAGCCGCGCAGACCAGCGCTCCTTCGTTCGGGAGCGGGTCGACCTGTCGCTGGTCGCCGAGGAGGCGGTCGAGACCCTGCTGCCGCTCGCCGAGCAGCGCGACGTACGGATCGAGAGCTCCGGTGAGCAGGCCACGGTCAGCGGCTCGCCCGCCCTGCTGCTGCAGGTCGCGACCAACCTGATCCACAACGCGATCGTCCACAACCTGCCCGAGGGCGGCTCGGTGTCCGTCACGATCACCGCCAACGAGAAGAGCGTGGTGCTCACCGTCGCGAACACCGGCGAGGAGCTCTCCCGTGGGCTCGTCGCCACGCTCACCGAGCCCTTCCAGCGCGGCACCCAGCGGATCCACGCCGACCACGCCGGCGTCGGCCTGGGCCTGGCGATCGTCAAGAGCATCACCCGCGCCCACGACGGCAACCTCGCCGTCCTCGCCCGCCCCGGCGGCGGGCTCCGGGTCTCGGTCGAGCTGCCCCGGATGCCCTAG
- a CDS encoding response regulator transcription factor, with the protein MRVLVVEDEPLMAGAIRDGLRLEAIAADIAGDGDTALELLSVNAYDIAVLDRDIPGPSGDEIAKRIVASGTGMPILMLTAADRLDDKASGFELGADDYLTKPFELRELVLRLRALDRRRAYSRPPVREIAGLRVDPFRREVYRDGRYVALTRKQFAVLEVLAAAEGGVVSAEELLERAWDENADPFTNAVRITVSALRKRLGDPAIIATVPGVGYRIDVGS; encoded by the coding sequence ATGCGGGTGCTGGTGGTCGAGGACGAGCCGTTGATGGCGGGGGCGATCCGGGACGGGCTGCGCCTGGAGGCGATCGCGGCCGACATCGCCGGCGACGGCGACACCGCGCTGGAGCTGCTGAGCGTCAACGCCTACGACATCGCCGTGCTCGACCGCGACATCCCCGGTCCCTCCGGCGACGAGATCGCCAAGCGCATCGTCGCCTCCGGCACCGGGATGCCGATCCTGATGCTCACCGCGGCCGACCGGCTCGACGACAAGGCCTCCGGGTTCGAGCTGGGTGCCGACGACTACCTGACCAAGCCGTTCGAGCTGCGCGAGCTGGTGCTGCGGCTGCGCGCGCTCGACCGGCGACGTGCCTACAGCCGCCCGCCCGTCCGGGAGATCGCCGGCCTGCGGGTCGACCCGTTCCGGCGGGAGGTCTACCGCGACGGCCGCTACGTCGCGCTGACCCGCAAGCAGTTCGCGGTGCTCGAGGTGCTCGCCGCCGCCGAGGGTGGCGTGGTCAGTGCCGAGGAGCTGCTGGAGCGGGCCTGGGACGAGAACGCCGACCCCTTCACCAACGCCGTACGCATCACCGTCTCCGCCCTGCGCAAGCGGCTCGGCGACCCCGCGATCATCGCGACCGTCCCCGGTGTCGGATACCGCATCGATGTCGGTTCCTAG
- a CDS encoding D-isomer specific 2-hydroxyacid dehydrogenase family protein: MSTTVGITVYGCAPDEGRLFDSLAPAHGVSPTMTPEPVSEENAELAHGDRCISVSHKTPISNETLLALKKVGIRYISTRSVGFDHIDVDFAATIGITVGNVSYSPDSVADYTMMLMLMAARQAKAMVRRTDAHDYRPATTRGRELRDLTVGVVGTGRIGMAVIDRLRGFGCDVLAYDIRPRPATAGIEHVDLDTLVERSDIVTLHAPLSEESHHLLDRRRIDRMRSGAYVVNTGRGGLVETPALVAALEEGRLGGAALDVIEGEEGIFYADLRGREIPNGWLARLQEMPNVLVSPHIAYFTDHALMDTVENSIVNCREFESRFPHV, from the coding sequence ATCTCGACGACCGTCGGGATCACGGTCTACGGCTGCGCCCCTGATGAGGGCCGCCTTTTCGACTCCTTGGCCCCGGCCCACGGCGTATCGCCGACCATGACACCCGAGCCGGTCTCCGAGGAGAATGCCGAGCTCGCCCACGGCGACCGGTGCATCAGCGTCAGCCACAAGACGCCGATATCGAACGAGACGCTTCTCGCGCTGAAAAAGGTCGGGATCCGGTATATCTCGACGCGAAGCGTCGGCTTCGACCACATCGACGTTGACTTCGCGGCGACCATCGGGATAACCGTCGGAAACGTCTCCTATTCACCCGACTCGGTTGCCGACTACACCATGATGCTGATGCTCATGGCGGCGCGCCAGGCGAAGGCGATGGTCCGGCGCACGGACGCCCACGACTACCGCCCGGCGACCACCCGCGGCCGCGAGCTGCGCGACCTGACCGTCGGCGTGGTCGGCACCGGACGGATCGGCATGGCGGTCATCGACCGGCTGCGGGGCTTCGGTTGCGACGTACTCGCCTACGACATCCGGCCCCGGCCCGCCACCGCCGGAATCGAGCACGTCGACCTGGACACCCTGGTCGAGCGCAGCGACATCGTCACGCTCCACGCGCCGCTCAGCGAGGAGTCGCACCATCTGCTCGACCGGCGCCGCATCGACCGGATGCGCTCCGGCGCGTACGTCGTCAACACCGGTCGAGGCGGGCTCGTCGAGACACCGGCGCTCGTCGCGGCGCTCGAGGAGGGCCGGCTCGGCGGTGCGGCCCTGGACGTCATCGAGGGCGAGGAGGGCATCTTCTACGCCGACCTCCGGGGGCGCGAGATCCCGAACGGCTGGCTGGCACGGCTCCAGGAGATGCCGAACGTGCTGGTCAGCCCCCATATCGCCTACTTCACCGACCATGCCCTGATGGACACGGTCGAGAACTCCATCGTGAACTGTCGAGAATTCGAAAGCAGGTTTCCGCATGTCTAA
- a CDS encoding UDP-N-acetylmuramoyl-tripeptide--D-alanyl-D-alanine ligase, whose amino-acid sequence MDEIASLVGGKVIGDGSVTVSAPAVIDGRQADPGGLFVAFAGEHTDGHDHAPQAAEAGAVAVLGSRPTVLPTVVVDDAQAALQRLAAHVVALLRDGLTVVAITGSQGKTSTKDMIEAVLSSAAPTVATSGSFNNELGVPLTMLRADATTRFLVLEMGARHIGDIAELTGLVAPDIAVVTNVGQAHLGEFGSREAIAVAKSELVRGLASGGTAVLHADDPRVLAMSDLTDGPVLAFGAGERADVRVGDLALDRLGRPSFTLRHDDATAVVTLPFVGAHWALNAAAAAAAGLAAGVPLDQAATALNTASISKWRMELRALSGGATLLNDSYNANPESTRAGLDALAAIEARRRIAVLGEMLELGETSRDAHHEIGAYAATRADLVLTVGEAAAVIADGAGAKAVALPDNAAAIDWLRGHLAPGDVVLVKASRGARLDQVAAALV is encoded by the coding sequence TTGGACGAAATAGCCTCGTTGGTCGGCGGAAAGGTCATCGGCGACGGCTCGGTGACGGTGAGCGCCCCGGCCGTGATCGACGGTCGTCAGGCCGATCCGGGTGGCCTCTTCGTCGCGTTCGCCGGCGAGCACACCGACGGCCACGACCACGCACCGCAGGCCGCCGAGGCCGGCGCCGTCGCCGTGCTCGGATCCCGCCCGACGGTGCTCCCGACGGTCGTCGTCGACGACGCCCAGGCAGCGCTGCAGCGGCTGGCCGCCCACGTCGTCGCGCTCCTGCGCGACGGGCTGACCGTGGTCGCGATCACCGGCTCCCAGGGCAAGACCAGCACCAAGGACATGATCGAGGCGGTGCTCTCGAGCGCCGCCCCGACCGTCGCGACCTCCGGCTCGTTCAACAACGAGCTCGGCGTACCTCTGACCATGCTGCGCGCCGACGCCACGACCAGGTTCCTGGTGCTCGAGATGGGTGCCCGGCACATCGGCGACATCGCCGAGCTGACCGGCCTGGTCGCGCCCGACATCGCCGTCGTGACCAACGTCGGCCAGGCCCACCTGGGCGAGTTCGGGTCGCGCGAGGCGATCGCCGTCGCCAAGAGCGAGCTGGTCCGGGGCCTGGCGAGCGGTGGCACCGCCGTGCTGCACGCCGACGACCCGCGGGTGCTCGCGATGAGCGACCTCACCGACGGTCCGGTGCTCGCCTTCGGGGCCGGTGAGCGGGCGGACGTACGCGTAGGCGACCTCGCGCTCGACCGGCTCGGCCGGCCCTCGTTCACACTCCGGCACGACGACGCCACGGCCGTCGTCACGCTCCCGTTCGTCGGTGCCCACTGGGCTCTCAACGCCGCGGCCGCCGCGGCGGCGGGTCTGGCGGCCGGCGTCCCGCTCGACCAGGCCGCGACCGCGCTCAACACCGCGTCGATCTCGAAGTGGCGCATGGAGCTGCGTGCGCTGTCCGGCGGCGCGACGCTGCTCAACGACTCCTACAATGCCAACCCCGAGTCCACCCGCGCGGGCCTGGACGCCCTAGCCGCGATCGAGGCCAGGCGTCGCATCGCCGTGCTCGGCGAGATGCTCGAGCTCGGCGAGACCAGCCGCGACGCGCACCACGAGATCGGGGCGTACGCCGCCACCCGAGCCGACCTGGTCCTGACCGTCGGCGAGGCCGCCGCTGTCATCGCCGATGGCGCGGGCGCGAAGGCGGTGGCGCTTCCCGACAACGCCGCCGCGATCGACTGGCTGCGGGGCCACCTCGCGCCCGGCGACGTCGTGCTCGTCAAGGCCTCACGCGGAGCCCGCCTCGACCAGGTCGCCGCGGCGCTGGTCTGA
- a CDS encoding bifunctional sugar phosphate isomerase/epimerase/4-hydroxyphenylpyruvate dioxygenase family protein produces MRTSIATVCLSGGLVQKMYAAAEAGFDAIEIFEPDLIAAPQSPEEIRALADRLGLTLDLYQPFRDAEGVDESAFADVLHRAEAKFRLMRRLGIDLMLVCSNVATATVDDDEVSAGQLRRLGELAATYGIRLAYEALAWGRFVDDYRRSWRIVELADHPNVGICLDSFHILSRGHDPKQIEDIPAEKIFFLQLADAPALSMDVLSWSRHHRLFPGEGSFDLPAFLGHVLRAGYAGPLSLEVFNDTFRRTDPVRTARQAQRSLRWLADRTADLLGEEADSSLPRLPEVAAPEAFDFVEIKAADTSGVEVLLEQLGFDFGGRHRSKQVRLWTWGSARIVCNDVPSASPEPWIAAVGFDVADSDPAAERAARLMAPPVHRRTYAGEQALRAFTSPDGTEVFLSHAEDWIGEFDGGVSRPSGQGARIDHVNLVQPWHSFDEAVLFYTSVLSLTPQPTQEVAGPSGLVRSQVMSSPAGGVRLPLNLLPTEQQGQAQHIALACHDIIGVVAAARERGLRPLEVPGNYYDDLVARFALPEDLVATLRDLDLLYDRDADGEYLHCYTETVGEVFFELVERRQRYDGYGAGNAPVRLVSQAG; encoded by the coding sequence ATGCGCACCTCGATCGCCACCGTCTGTCTCAGCGGCGGCCTGGTCCAGAAGATGTACGCCGCGGCCGAGGCCGGATTCGACGCGATCGAGATCTTCGAGCCCGACCTCATCGCCGCACCTCAGTCCCCCGAGGAGATCCGGGCGCTGGCCGACCGGCTCGGGCTCACCCTCGACCTCTACCAGCCCTTCCGTGACGCCGAGGGCGTCGACGAGTCGGCCTTCGCCGACGTGCTCCACCGGGCCGAGGCGAAGTTCCGGCTGATGAGGCGGCTCGGGATCGACCTGATGCTGGTCTGCAGCAACGTCGCCACCGCGACCGTCGACGACGACGAGGTCTCCGCGGGACAGCTGCGCCGGCTGGGCGAGCTCGCCGCGACGTACGGCATCCGGCTGGCGTACGAGGCGCTGGCCTGGGGCCGGTTCGTCGACGACTACCGGCGCTCGTGGCGGATCGTCGAGCTCGCCGACCACCCCAACGTCGGGATCTGCCTGGACAGCTTCCACATCCTCTCGCGCGGCCACGACCCCAAGCAGATCGAGGACATCCCCGCCGAGAAGATCTTCTTCCTGCAGCTCGCCGACGCTCCCGCGCTCAGCATGGACGTGCTCTCCTGGAGCCGCCACCACCGGCTCTTCCCCGGCGAGGGCAGCTTCGACCTGCCCGCCTTCCTCGGCCACGTGCTCCGCGCCGGCTACGCCGGTCCGCTCTCGCTGGAGGTCTTCAACGACACCTTCCGCCGGACCGACCCGGTGCGCACCGCCCGCCAGGCCCAGCGCTCGCTGCGCTGGCTCGCCGACCGCACCGCCGACCTGCTCGGCGAGGAGGCCGACAGCTCGCTCCCCCGGCTCCCCGAGGTGGCCGCGCCCGAGGCCTTCGACTTCGTCGAGATCAAGGCGGCGGACACCTCCGGGGTCGAGGTGCTGCTCGAGCAGCTCGGCTTCGACTTCGGCGGGCGCCACCGCAGCAAGCAGGTGCGCCTGTGGACCTGGGGCTCGGCTCGGATCGTCTGCAACGACGTGCCCAGCGCCTCCCCCGAGCCGTGGATCGCGGCCGTCGGCTTCGACGTCGCCGACTCCGACCCGGCCGCCGAGCGCGCCGCGCGGCTGATGGCGCCACCGGTCCACCGCCGGACCTACGCCGGCGAGCAGGCGCTGCGCGCCTTCACCTCCCCCGACGGTACCGAGGTCTTCCTCTCCCATGCGGAGGACTGGATCGGCGAGTTCGACGGCGGTGTCTCACGCCCGTCCGGGCAGGGCGCCCGCATCGACCACGTCAACCTGGTCCAGCCCTGGCACAGCTTCGACGAGGCGGTCCTCTTCTACACCAGCGTGCTGTCGCTGACGCCGCAGCCGACCCAGGAGGTCGCCGGTCCCTCCGGCCTCGTACGCAGCCAGGTGATGAGCTCGCCGGCCGGCGGCGTACGCCTTCCGCTCAACCTGCTTCCGACCGAGCAGCAGGGCCAGGCACAGCACATCGCGCTCGCCTGCCACGACATCATCGGTGTCGTCGCGGCCGCCCGGGAGCGTGGCCTGCGACCGCTCGAGGTCCCGGGCAACTACTACGACGACCTGGTCGCCCGCTTCGCCCTGCCCGAGGACCTCGTCGCCACCCTGCGCGACCTCGACCTGCTCTACGACCGCGACGCCGACGGCGAGTACCTGCACTGCTACACCGAGACCGTCGGCGAGGTCTTCTTCGAGCTCGTCGAGCGCCGCCAGCGCTACGACGGCTACGGCGCCGGCAACGCACCGGTCCGCCTGGTCAGCCAAGCCGGCTGA